A genomic stretch from Rubripirellula reticaptiva includes:
- the aroE gene encoding shikimate dehydrogenase, protein MICVTLGRARHTRMIAEHQYLVEQGAELVELRLDYIGRAVSLKRLIDNRPGPVVVTVRRRNDGGRWMKTEEERMTLLRSAIAAGVEYVDIEADVASQIPRYGQTKRIISFHRFEDTPDNLEELHAAMAEEDADIVKIATMATSFSDNLRMMKLVKEAKVPTIGICMGETGMITRIMANRLGSPFTYASFSKEKKVAPGLLEWKEMKNLYRYDQINDDTALFGVVADPVAHSHSPLIHNKAFEDQKINARYLPFRITRDDLYNFIRHCEELGVHGLSVTIPHKESALHECTQAESSVTGIGAVNTMIFDGKDVLGYNTDYRAAMDCIEEAFKIDKKLDRPMQGKTALVMGAGGVSRAIAWGLRQRHCEVLITSRTMEKSQLLASELGCRAIEWSDRHEQRIHLLVNGTPVGMHPDVDSSPFESGSMNQFMVVFDTVYNPENTMLIKYAKRAQCRVITGIDMFVRQAAYQYKLFTGNDAPVRLMRDTIKQATNPVQLND, encoded by the coding sequence ATGATTTGTGTCACTCTCGGACGTGCCCGCCATACTCGGATGATCGCCGAGCATCAGTATTTGGTTGAACAGGGCGCCGAACTCGTCGAATTACGACTCGATTACATCGGTCGGGCGGTCAGTCTGAAGCGATTGATCGACAATCGGCCTGGCCCAGTGGTTGTCACAGTGCGCCGCCGGAACGACGGTGGCCGGTGGATGAAGACCGAAGAAGAACGGATGACGCTGCTGCGCAGTGCGATCGCCGCCGGTGTCGAGTACGTCGACATCGAAGCCGACGTCGCCTCTCAGATTCCTCGGTACGGCCAGACCAAGCGAATCATCAGCTTCCACCGGTTCGAAGATACGCCGGATAACTTGGAAGAACTTCACGCCGCAATGGCCGAAGAGGACGCTGATATCGTTAAGATCGCGACGATGGCGACTTCGTTCAGCGATAATTTGCGGATGATGAAGTTGGTCAAGGAAGCGAAAGTGCCGACGATCGGGATCTGCATGGGCGAGACCGGCATGATCACGCGAATCATGGCCAATCGTTTAGGTTCGCCGTTCACCTATGCTTCGTTTAGCAAAGAGAAGAAGGTGGCGCCGGGATTGTTGGAATGGAAAGAGATGAAAAATCTCTACCGATATGACCAAATCAACGACGACACCGCTCTGTTCGGAGTCGTGGCGGATCCCGTCGCGCACAGCCACAGCCCACTGATTCACAACAAGGCGTTCGAAGACCAGAAAATCAACGCGCGTTACTTACCGTTTCGGATCACCCGAGACGACTTGTATAACTTTATCAGGCACTGCGAAGAACTTGGCGTGCATGGCCTAAGTGTCACCATTCCGCACAAAGAATCGGCGCTGCATGAATGCACGCAAGCGGAATCGAGTGTGACGGGCATCGGCGCGGTCAACACGATGATTTTCGACGGCAAAGACGTGCTTGGTTACAACACCGATTATCGCGCGGCGATGGACTGTATCGAAGAAGCGTTCAAAATCGACAAGAAACTGGACCGCCCAATGCAAGGCAAAACGGCGCTGGTGATGGGTGCCGGCGGCGTGTCGCGAGCAATCGCGTGGGGGTTGCGACAACGTCACTGCGAAGTGTTGATCACGTCTCGGACCATGGAAAAATCCCAGTTGTTGGCTTCCGAACTCGGTTGCCGTGCCATCGAGTGGTCCGATCGGCACGAGCAACGGATTCACTTGCTGGTTAACGGAACACCGGTCGGCATGCACCCCGATGTCGACAGCTCGCCATTCGAGTCGGGATCGATGAACCAGTTCATGGTTGTGTTTGACACGGTTTATAACCCAGAGAACACGATGCTGATCAAATACGCCAAACGGGCCCAATGCCGAGTCATTACTGGTATCGATATGTTTGTCCGGCAGGCAGCGTATCAGTACAAATTATTCACTGGCAATGATGCGCCGGTCAGACTGATGCGTGACACGATCAAACAAGCGACCAATCCGGTTCAATTGAATGATTAG
- a CDS encoding glycosyltransferase family 2 protein, whose protein sequence is MTPPNKLSIVLPVRNGQDRIERRLEKVLVALAELGIGGAEIVIVDDGSSDATPRILDQLCTRFSRVRVLRHSRPRGMEAAGQTGLERSTGDLIFIQEADEDLRLEDLRRLLKMSEDLTVVAARAESSTRPASPELLRRLRAFGTNADRQVIARSDPGHQQSLQMVRRPHLQTLAGPKGDRYRLESSTSQSVAIETA, encoded by the coding sequence ATGACGCCACCTAACAAACTTTCGATCGTGCTGCCGGTACGAAACGGGCAAGATCGTATCGAACGGCGTCTCGAAAAAGTCCTGGTCGCCCTGGCGGAACTAGGTATTGGCGGCGCCGAAATCGTGATCGTCGACGATGGCAGCAGCGACGCAACGCCGAGAATCCTTGACCAACTGTGCACCCGATTCTCGCGAGTTCGAGTACTGCGACATTCTCGTCCGCGAGGAATGGAAGCAGCCGGGCAAACGGGTCTTGAACGATCGACCGGCGACTTAATTTTCATCCAAGAAGCGGATGAAGACCTGCGACTCGAGGACCTGCGGCGATTGTTGAAAATGAGCGAAGACTTGACCGTGGTCGCTGCCCGTGCGGAAAGCTCAACGCGGCCAGCATCCCCCGAATTGCTTCGCCGACTTCGAGCTTTTGGAACCAACGCGGATCGCCAAGTCATCGCACGGTCCGATCCAGGACACCAGCAAAGCCTGCAAATGGTACGCCGCCCGCACCTGCAAACCCTGGCCGGCCCAAAAGGTGATCGCTATCGCCTGGAAAGTAGCACCAGCCAATCGGTGGCAATCGAAACGGCCTAA
- a CDS encoding coproporphyrinogen-III oxidase family protein: protein MSSAANPKKTEVGSYFISNYPPYSQWNKDELPRVQEALHSAPREDTPLGLYLHIPFCRKRCKFCYFKVFTDVKAAEVQRYVDALCNEISMVSELEVMKGRPFRFVYFGGGTPSFLSPKQLTKLADRLREHITWDGAEEVTFECEPGTLSETKVKTLRDVLGVTRLSLGIENFDDKILEENGRAHLSKQVYNAWQWITDAKIPNVNIDLISGMVGETWDNWKQNVVKTLELSPESVTIYQMELPFNTVYSKDMLGNQVESPVADWQTKRDWVQYAFEEFGKHGYSVSSAYTVVKDPSKVNFSYRDNLWQGADLLATGIASFGHASGVHYQNVAELEKYLSTVESGELPLGRGFVPTEHQKLVREMILLLKRGYLKTDYFANKFGVDILHQWRDVWDGYVKDELVTIDGDEIRLTTEGLLRVDSLLPAFFEPEHQGVRYT, encoded by the coding sequence ATGTCTTCAGCCGCCAACCCAAAGAAAACCGAAGTCGGCAGCTACTTCATCTCGAACTATCCGCCGTACAGCCAGTGGAACAAAGATGAATTGCCGCGGGTCCAAGAGGCACTGCACAGCGCACCTCGCGAGGACACACCGCTTGGGTTGTACTTGCACATTCCGTTTTGCCGCAAACGCTGCAAGTTTTGTTACTTTAAAGTTTTCACCGACGTGAAAGCGGCCGAAGTCCAACGCTATGTCGATGCGTTGTGCAACGAAATTTCGATGGTCAGCGAACTGGAAGTCATGAAGGGACGGCCGTTTCGGTTTGTCTACTTTGGCGGTGGCACACCAAGCTTTTTGTCGCCAAAGCAACTGACCAAGCTTGCCGATCGACTGCGCGAACATATCACTTGGGACGGCGCCGAAGAAGTTACTTTCGAATGCGAACCTGGGACTCTAAGCGAAACGAAAGTCAAAACGCTACGCGACGTGTTGGGCGTGACAAGACTAAGTCTAGGCATTGAAAACTTTGACGACAAAATCCTCGAAGAAAACGGCCGCGCTCACTTGTCCAAGCAAGTCTACAACGCGTGGCAGTGGATCACTGACGCCAAGATCCCTAATGTCAACATCGACTTGATCTCGGGCATGGTCGGCGAGACTTGGGACAACTGGAAACAGAACGTCGTCAAAACGCTGGAACTATCACCCGAAAGCGTCACGATCTACCAAATGGAACTGCCATTCAACACCGTCTACAGCAAAGACATGCTTGGCAACCAAGTCGAAAGCCCAGTCGCAGATTGGCAAACCAAACGTGACTGGGTCCAGTACGCGTTCGAAGAATTCGGCAAGCATGGCTACAGCGTCAGCAGCGCCTACACGGTCGTCAAAGATCCATCGAAGGTGAATTTCAGTTACCGTGACAACCTCTGGCAAGGCGCCGACCTGCTGGCCACCGGCATTGCCAGTTTTGGACACGCCAGTGGTGTGCATTACCAAAATGTTGCCGAGCTTGAGAAATACCTCAGCACGGTCGAGTCGGGGGAACTTCCGCTGGGCCGTGGCTTCGTGCCTACCGAGCACCAGAAACTTGTCCGCGAGATGATCCTGTTGCTCAAACGCGGCTATTTGAAAACCGACTACTTCGCGAACAAGTTCGGCGTCGACATCCTGCATCAATGGCGTGACGTTTGGGACGGCTATGTCAAAGACGAACTGGTCACGATCGATGGCGACGAGATTCGCTTGACGACGGAGGGACTGTTGCGAGTCGATTCGTTGCTGCCGGCGTTCTTCGAGCCCGAACATCAAGGGGTTCGGTACACTTGA
- a CDS encoding glycine cleavage system protein H produces MSDTGSPSEGSFEFAMGEFTAEFPRDRRYAKNHMWAMEVAPGRFRFGLTAYAVRLLQDVYFLDWLIEPSAPVASRAHIGSIESKKAESDLFSPLSGKLVAINEAALADPSVINAAPYGDGWMIEIEADANADVDRTLLSPDGYATHLAEAWDVAQRTIKGQANT; encoded by the coding sequence TTGAGCGACACGGGTTCCCCGAGTGAAGGCTCGTTTGAATTCGCGATGGGCGAATTCACGGCCGAGTTTCCTCGCGATCGACGGTACGCCAAAAACCACATGTGGGCGATGGAAGTCGCGCCAGGACGTTTTCGTTTTGGTTTGACTGCGTATGCTGTGCGCCTGCTGCAAGACGTCTACTTTCTGGACTGGCTGATCGAACCGTCGGCACCGGTCGCATCGCGTGCCCACATTGGTTCGATCGAGAGCAAGAAAGCCGAAAGCGATTTGTTTTCACCACTATCAGGCAAGCTGGTTGCGATCAATGAAGCGGCGCTGGCCGATCCATCGGTCATCAACGCGGCTCCCTATGGCGACGGTTGGATGATCGAGATCGAAGCCGATGCCAATGCGGATGTCGACCGCACGTTGCTTTCGCCCGATGGTTATGCGACTCATCTCGCCGAAGCTTGGGATGTCGCCCAGCGGACCATCAAGGGTCAAGCGAACACCTAG
- a CDS encoding ATP-binding response regulator — protein MTGTPHILIVDDSPTQLYQMQIVLEQDGFVVRTAENAEAALVAIAAEMPLLVVTDLEMPGMSGLELVETLHYSQPGLPLVLTTSEGSEDVAAEALRRGASSYVPKRIISTTLCPVIRQVLSVNQAAQSVREVAQYAVECTLKLKLSNDETLVPSVIARLELPVVELGLFDDGERMQVAMALDEALVNAIVHGNLEVSSELRQIDDGQPYVDMIAHRKTIEPYKDRKLHVYLHATSDQVTFTIRDEGNGFSCADLRDPTNPENLERAGGRGLLLIHAFMDEVRHNDEGNEITMIKRKKTDEEKAAEAAAADD, from the coding sequence ATGACCGGCACTCCCCATATCCTGATTGTCGACGACAGCCCGACCCAGCTCTACCAGATGCAAATTGTGCTGGAGCAAGATGGGTTCGTGGTTCGTACCGCTGAAAATGCGGAAGCGGCATTGGTTGCGATTGCCGCGGAGATGCCTCTGTTGGTCGTGACCGATTTGGAAATGCCTGGGATGAGCGGGTTGGAACTTGTCGAAACCTTGCACTACAGCCAACCGGGACTGCCGTTGGTGCTGACAACCAGCGAGGGCAGTGAAGATGTTGCAGCCGAAGCACTACGGCGTGGCGCATCAAGCTATGTGCCCAAACGGATCATATCGACCACGCTTTGTCCGGTGATCCGGCAAGTATTGTCCGTCAATCAGGCCGCGCAATCGGTTCGCGAAGTCGCTCAATACGCCGTTGAATGCACGTTGAAATTGAAACTCAGCAACGATGAAACGCTGGTCCCCAGCGTGATCGCTCGGTTGGAGTTGCCGGTCGTTGAACTGGGACTGTTCGACGATGGTGAACGAATGCAAGTCGCGATGGCCCTGGACGAAGCTCTCGTCAACGCGATCGTCCACGGCAATCTCGAAGTGTCTTCGGAACTGCGTCAAATCGACGACGGCCAGCCCTACGTCGACATGATCGCGCATCGGAAAACGATCGAGCCCTATAAGGACCGAAAGCTGCATGTCTATCTTCATGCGACTTCCGACCAGGTCACCTTCACGATCCGAGACGAAGGAAACGGGTTCAGTTGTGCCGATCTGCGCGATCCAACGAATCCCGAAAACTTGGAACGTGCAGGCGGTCGGGGCCTATTGTTGATCCATGCCTTTATGGACGAAGTTCGGCACAATGACGAAGGCAACGAAATCACGATGATCAAACGCAAGAAAACCGACGAAGAGAAGGCCGCCGAAGCTGCCGCCGCCGACGATTAG
- a CDS encoding DUF3500 domain-containing protein, whose amino-acid sequence MSQSPSINRRTFLENTAASLAAGTVLGSGLTNLPLRADAATTSTSAETLVGQLFQTLDAKQKKEVCFDWNHVDKKRGLLRTFVANNWNITEPEINDDFYSDQQRDLIEQVFKSIIHPDWHDRYYQQLNDDAGGFGNEQSIAIFGKPSPDGSGEKFEMVITGRHMTIRCDGNSADHVAFGGPVFYGHAPEFDENPNHTDNVFWHQAVAANDLYKMLDGRQQKQSQVAKTPREQAVEFRGKSSDITGLPVTEMSSDQRENLQKVLATMVEMYRPSDQDEAMQCLKTQGGLDACKLSFYTDNDLGKDGVWDNWRLEGPSFVWHYRGAPHVHVWVNIADSADVVTNV is encoded by the coding sequence ATGAGTCAGTCACCATCTATCAACCGTCGCACGTTTCTTGAAAACACTGCCGCGTCTCTCGCCGCCGGTACTGTTCTCGGCAGCGGCCTAACAAACCTGCCACTGCGGGCCGACGCGGCGACGACATCAACGAGCGCTGAAACGCTGGTCGGCCAGCTTTTCCAAACGCTTGACGCGAAACAGAAAAAAGAAGTCTGTTTCGATTGGAACCACGTCGACAAGAAGCGAGGCTTGCTAAGAACCTTCGTCGCCAACAACTGGAATATCACCGAACCGGAAATCAACGACGACTTCTACAGCGACCAGCAACGCGACTTGATCGAACAAGTTTTTAAGTCAATCATTCACCCTGATTGGCACGACCGCTACTATCAACAACTCAACGACGACGCGGGCGGTTTTGGCAACGAACAATCGATTGCGATTTTCGGCAAACCAAGTCCCGATGGATCAGGTGAAAAGTTCGAGATGGTCATCACCGGTCGCCACATGACGATTCGGTGCGATGGAAACTCGGCTGACCACGTTGCGTTTGGCGGTCCAGTGTTCTACGGACACGCTCCCGAATTCGACGAAAACCCGAACCACACCGACAATGTGTTTTGGCACCAAGCGGTCGCTGCAAACGACTTGTACAAGATGCTTGACGGCCGGCAACAAAAGCAATCACAGGTCGCCAAGACGCCGCGCGAACAGGCAGTCGAATTCCGTGGTAAGAGCAGTGACATCACGGGACTGCCGGTCACAGAGATGTCGTCCGACCAACGCGAAAACTTGCAAAAGGTTCTCGCCACGATGGTCGAAATGTATCGTCCATCGGATCAAGACGAAGCGATGCAGTGTTTAAAGACGCAAGGCGGCTTGGATGCATGCAAGCTTTCGTTCTATACCGACAACGACCTCGGCAAAGACGGCGTCTGGGACAACTGGCGTCTCGAAGGCCCATCGTTCGTGTGGCATTACCGTGGTGCACCGCACGTCCACGTCTGGGTCAACATCGCCGATTCGGCGGACGTGGTTACGAATGTGTAG
- a CDS encoding ABC transporter permease: MSLFQIAWRNFWHRSLSSVLTTLSLALGVGLVVLVLSIYGVIHEAFTRNSYVGYNLVVGPKGSPLQLTLNSVFYLSQPIENLPYTEYMEFFDQETRASMVEKFGGDPALADRGGRYAPFVSGGFAIPLALGDYFGEFRVVGTTPEFFEKLRHGENLDQEFTFRDGRALKDYSDEYGYFEAVVGARVAKDMNVGVGDTFNPTHGDPTGHGHDLGFTIVGVMDSTGTPNDRAAFVNLEGFYLMDGHAKPIEASEEEADAGELDADAVADAVPATNPGEFKLLSIPQREVTSILVRNGNVMFAPGMQNAINEGIRSQAAAPVGEINKLMNLIVGPLMSAMLAITLITCFVAAVGVLVAIYNSMNDRRRDIAVMRALGARRETVTAIIVAESLIVAVIGGILGWVFAHAAIAMASGRIEDQTGIQVGFFSTSGYELYILPVVIGLALFAALLPAWSAYRTDVGSNLSA, from the coding sequence ATGTCACTTTTTCAAATTGCTTGGCGAAATTTTTGGCATCGATCGTTGTCGAGTGTGCTGACGACTTTGTCGCTGGCGCTAGGCGTCGGGTTGGTCGTGTTGGTGTTGTCGATCTACGGCGTCATCCACGAGGCGTTCACTCGCAACTCGTACGTTGGCTACAACTTGGTGGTCGGACCAAAGGGCAGCCCGCTTCAATTGACGCTCAACAGTGTCTTCTACTTGAGCCAACCGATCGAGAATCTGCCGTACACCGAGTACATGGAGTTCTTTGACCAAGAGACTCGCGCGTCGATGGTCGAGAAATTTGGCGGTGATCCGGCATTGGCCGATCGCGGCGGTCGATATGCACCGTTCGTTTCCGGTGGGTTTGCGATTCCGTTGGCCTTGGGTGATTACTTTGGCGAATTTCGGGTCGTGGGAACGACGCCAGAGTTCTTTGAAAAGCTGCGTCATGGTGAAAACCTTGATCAAGAGTTCACGTTTCGCGATGGGCGGGCGCTGAAAGATTACTCCGACGAATACGGTTACTTCGAAGCCGTCGTCGGTGCTCGTGTTGCCAAGGATATGAACGTTGGCGTTGGTGATACCTTCAACCCGACTCACGGCGATCCGACCGGTCACGGTCATGATCTCGGCTTCACAATCGTCGGCGTTATGGATTCGACCGGCACCCCGAACGATCGCGCGGCATTCGTCAATCTGGAAGGTTTTTACCTGATGGACGGTCACGCCAAGCCGATTGAAGCAAGCGAAGAAGAGGCGGACGCAGGAGAATTGGACGCAGATGCGGTTGCTGATGCTGTTCCCGCGACCAATCCGGGGGAGTTCAAGCTACTGTCAATTCCTCAGCGTGAGGTCACGTCGATCTTGGTTCGCAACGGCAATGTCATGTTTGCACCGGGAATGCAAAATGCGATCAACGAAGGCATCCGAAGTCAGGCGGCCGCGCCAGTGGGCGAGATCAATAAGTTGATGAACTTGATCGTGGGGCCGTTGATGTCAGCGATGTTGGCGATCACGTTGATCACGTGTTTCGTAGCAGCGGTGGGTGTGCTGGTGGCGATCTACAATTCGATGAACGACCGTCGCCGAGATATTGCGGTGATGCGGGCTCTCGGTGCACGGCGCGAAACCGTGACAGCGATCATCGTTGCCGAAAGCTTGATCGTTGCGGTGATCGGCGGCATCTTGGGCTGGGTGTTTGCTCATGCGGCCATCGCAATGGCCAGTGGCCGGATCGAAGATCAAACCGGCATTCAAGTTGGCTTCTTTAGCACCAGCGGATATGAGCTTTATATCTTGCCAGTCGTGATCGGTCTGGCATTGTTCGCTGCACTGCTGCCCGCATGGTCGGCGTATCGTACCGATGTGGGAAGTAACTTGTCGGCGTAG
- a CDS encoding outer membrane protein assembly factor BamB family protein, with protein sequence MPRLTANARMFRPSVRMVGLSAAFLAVTMAIPSIAAETNNSNDWPLPRGDAQSTGSTTMDVPDDLKVRWEFKADEAIEVTPVIAGGKVFFGDVMGKLYAVDQSSGKEVWSHDYDTGFIAAPAVSGSKLVVGDIDGNLYAIDAATGKEIWKQQTEGEISGAAAFFGDQVLVTSQDGKLYCFRLDDGAPQWTYQTDDQIRCSPTVAGDRTFLGGCDGRLHIVDLNTGKAIGEPLPLDGPTGSTAAVRGDKAFLPIMDGAVFAFDWKNAKQLWRYEDDELQQEYRSSAAVGEKLVILSSQRKQVDAISIETGKRVWRHSLKRRADASPVIAGNDVFIAATDGRLVRLSLADGTNEKWSYEIRGSFLAAPAIANHMLFITDEDGVVRCFAGN encoded by the coding sequence ATGCCCCGATTGACTGCTAACGCCCGAATGTTCCGACCCTCTGTCCGCATGGTCGGTTTATCGGCCGCATTCCTTGCCGTAACGATGGCGATCCCGTCCATCGCGGCTGAAACCAACAACTCGAACGACTGGCCGCTGCCTCGCGGTGACGCGCAATCGACCGGGTCAACCACGATGGACGTCCCCGACGACCTGAAGGTTCGCTGGGAATTCAAAGCGGACGAAGCCATCGAAGTCACTCCGGTCATCGCCGGCGGCAAAGTTTTCTTTGGCGATGTGATGGGCAAACTTTACGCGGTCGATCAATCCAGCGGAAAAGAAGTGTGGTCCCACGACTACGACACTGGCTTCATCGCCGCGCCGGCAGTATCGGGATCGAAGTTGGTGGTGGGCGACATCGATGGCAACCTGTACGCGATTGACGCCGCAACCGGAAAAGAGATTTGGAAGCAGCAGACCGAGGGCGAAATCAGTGGCGCGGCGGCATTCTTTGGCGACCAAGTCCTCGTCACCAGCCAGGATGGGAAACTGTATTGCTTTCGACTTGATGACGGTGCCCCGCAGTGGACCTACCAAACCGACGACCAAATTCGATGCAGCCCGACCGTCGCGGGCGACCGCACCTTTCTTGGCGGATGCGACGGACGATTGCACATTGTCGACCTGAATACAGGAAAGGCGATCGGCGAACCTCTGCCGCTCGACGGCCCCACCGGCAGCACCGCAGCGGTTCGCGGCGACAAAGCTTTCCTGCCGATCATGGACGGAGCGGTGTTTGCGTTTGACTGGAAGAACGCCAAACAGCTCTGGCGATACGAAGACGATGAACTGCAACAGGAATATCGCAGCAGCGCCGCGGTCGGTGAAAAGCTGGTCATCCTTAGCAGCCAGCGTAAACAGGTCGACGCAATCTCGATCGAGACCGGAAAACGGGTTTGGCGCCACTCGCTCAAACGCCGCGCCGATGCCTCACCCGTGATCGCTGGCAACGACGTTTTCATCGCCGCCACGGATGGTCGTTTGGTGCGATTGTCGCTGGCCGACGGAACCAACGAAAAATGGAGCTACGAAATCCGCGGCTCGTTCCTGGCGGCTCCCGCGATCGCCAACCACATGCTTTTCATTACCGACGAAGATGGCGTGGTAAGATGCTTTGCCGGAAACTAG
- a CDS encoding prepilin peptidase, whose amino-acid sequence MRRWRFPIQTAFLLTVIAVILAIVAYVFGLSWWQALHHSYYEPNDLWIPRAIDVVVAFWSFWVGSSIGSFLNVVAWRMPRGEGVNGRSYCPRCKNRLRARDNFPVFGWLALGGRCRTCRLPISPRYPIVEAAVGMSLTLVSIGQLYRLSLPGQPVHSHGGPLWAPIIDGPVLVILLFHVFAVAFAWAMGLVRLDRNPLPNRLVFTGLGTIVIAMLVFPMLMIVPWQNAATTAETWTGLSLYVNAGVRVLTSLAAAALIGRSLARAFCPSADPKADPLGKSTRRLIDVIAIVAVPSLLVGWQSVPAVTVIATLIAIPLRGIFRSPKRIGTDGLGAFALAMPIALTMQLIAWRWLLVQTWWPSGFNGGPWTILVWAAAILVVPVWLRDPEIKLPMPGPDSDLNQAEDEDEDDDDEDGNDELENEDGEPPDRRDQP is encoded by the coding sequence TTGCGTCGCTGGCGATTTCCAATCCAAACGGCGTTCTTGTTGACGGTGATTGCCGTCATCTTGGCAATCGTCGCGTATGTGTTTGGTCTGTCGTGGTGGCAAGCTCTCCATCACAGTTATTACGAACCCAACGATTTGTGGATCCCGCGGGCGATCGATGTGGTGGTTGCGTTTTGGAGTTTCTGGGTTGGATCGTCGATCGGCAGCTTTCTGAACGTGGTTGCTTGGCGAATGCCTCGCGGCGAGGGCGTCAACGGCCGCTCGTACTGTCCACGATGCAAAAACCGTCTGCGAGCTCGCGATAATTTCCCGGTGTTCGGTTGGCTGGCACTCGGTGGCCGCTGCCGTACTTGCCGACTGCCGATCTCGCCGCGTTATCCAATCGTCGAAGCGGCCGTCGGAATGTCGCTGACGCTTGTCTCCATTGGCCAGCTCTACCGACTGTCGTTGCCTGGCCAACCAGTCCATTCGCACGGCGGTCCCTTGTGGGCACCGATCATCGACGGTCCGGTGTTGGTGATCCTGCTGTTCCATGTGTTTGCGGTTGCTTTTGCATGGGCGATGGGACTGGTACGACTGGACCGAAACCCGCTTCCCAATCGCTTGGTCTTCACCGGCTTGGGAACGATCGTGATCGCGATGTTGGTGTTCCCGATGCTGATGATTGTTCCTTGGCAGAACGCCGCTACGACCGCAGAAACTTGGACGGGACTAAGCCTGTATGTCAACGCAGGCGTTCGAGTGCTGACGTCGTTGGCGGCCGCTGCTTTGATCGGTCGTTCTCTGGCCCGAGCCTTCTGTCCATCGGCGGATCCCAAAGCCGATCCCCTGGGAAAATCAACGCGCCGATTGATCGACGTGATTGCGATCGTTGCCGTGCCATCGCTGCTGGTAGGCTGGCAATCGGTTCCTGCGGTGACCGTGATTGCGACGTTGATCGCGATTCCCCTTCGCGGAATTTTTCGCTCGCCCAAGCGAATCGGCACTGACGGACTGGGCGCGTTCGCGCTGGCGATGCCGATCGCGTTGACGATGCAACTGATCGCTTGGCGATGGCTGTTGGTCCAAACATGGTGGCCGAGCGGATTCAACGGCGGACCTTGGACGATCCTCGTCTGGGCCGCCGCGATCCTGGTTGTGCCGGTGTGGCTGCGAGACCCCGAAATCAAGTTGCCAATGCCCGGCCCCGATTCCGATCTGAATCAGGCCGAAGACGAAGACGAAGACGACGACGACGAAGACGGCAACGATGAACTGGAAAACGAAGACGGTGAACCACCGGATCGCCGCGACCAGCCGTAA
- the hisI gene encoding phosphoribosyl-AMP cyclohydrolase codes for MALIPDFSKGQPCDGTTGVLPAIAQDATSGRVLMMAWMDQVAWDETLSTGQAVYFSRSRGKLWRKGETSGHRQRVTEIRIDCDADTVLLQVEQVGAACHEGFQSCFFRVVDQQGDATIVDTRLVDPESVYGKK; via the coding sequence ATGGCATTGATCCCCGACTTTTCCAAGGGCCAACCGTGTGACGGCACGACGGGCGTGTTGCCTGCGATCGCGCAAGATGCAACCAGTGGACGTGTGCTGATGATGGCGTGGATGGACCAGGTCGCGTGGGACGAAACTTTGTCGACCGGACAAGCTGTCTATTTTAGCCGCAGTCGTGGCAAGCTTTGGCGTAAGGGCGAAACCAGCGGTCACCGTCAACGTGTGACAGAGATTCGCATTGACTGCGATGCCGACACCGTCTTGTTGCAGGTCGAGCAAGTCGGCGCCGCTTGTCACGAAGGGTTCCAGAGTTGTTTCTTTCGTGTCGTGGATCAGCAAGGCGACGCGACCATCGTGGACACTCGCTTGGTCGATCCTGAATCGGTCTATGGAAAAAAATAA
- a CDS encoding GNAT family N-acetyltransferase, with product MPSEISVRQATPADAETIHALMRPYVMQRLLLARTEAEVIELTRHGFVAIRMEDQREVQLVGFSAIEIYSPKLAELQCLAVHHQYQGSGVGRSLVRHCVERAKSLNVMEVMAISSSEKFLQGCGFDFSLPDQKKALFCQLRPRPKE from the coding sequence ATGCCATCTGAGATTTCCGTTCGCCAGGCGACTCCCGCTGATGCGGAGACGATTCACGCGCTAATGCGACCCTATGTGATGCAGCGATTGTTGTTGGCACGGACCGAAGCCGAAGTGATCGAGTTGACACGGCATGGGTTTGTGGCAATTCGAATGGAAGATCAACGCGAAGTTCAGTTGGTTGGGTTTTCCGCGATCGAAATCTACAGTCCCAAATTGGCCGAGTTGCAATGCTTGGCTGTCCATCACCAATATCAGGGCAGCGGCGTCGGTCGGTCACTGGTTCGGCATTGTGTCGAGCGAGCAAAGAGCTTGAACGTGATGGAAGTGATGGCGATCAGTTCGTCAGAGAAGTTCTTGCAGGGCTGCGGCTTCGATTTCTCGCTTCCTGATCAAAAGAAAGCACTGTTTTGCCAATTGCGTCCGCGACCCAAAGAGTAG